From a single Candidatus Synechococcus calcipolaris G9 genomic region:
- a CDS encoding SDR family NAD(P)-dependent oxidoreductase — MPTALITGASKGIGAVYAQVLAEKGYSLVLTARSYDHMQTIVAQLGQTYGVPIRFFSEDLSQPGAAQRIYDQVQSWGLSIDLLINNAGFGDYGEFAQRGRSKLTAMIQVNILALMELTHLFLPQMQQRGQGSIINLSSIGGFQAVPYLAVYGATKAFVLQFSEALWAENRQKGVTVMAVCPGPTTTDFFHAAEMKRNPDLMTSQDHPEIVVRESLAALEQKRSCVITGQLSNRLIALAGRFAPREWLVAQLEPRFRPPAE, encoded by the coding sequence ATGCCAACTGCCTTGATCACCGGAGCTTCAAAGGGAATTGGAGCCGTCTATGCCCAGGTTTTAGCCGAAAAGGGATACAGCCTCGTTCTCACGGCCCGTTCCTATGACCACATGCAGACAATTGTTGCCCAATTAGGCCAAACCTACGGTGTACCCATTCGTTTTTTTAGTGAGGATTTGAGTCAACCTGGGGCCGCCCAACGCATCTACGATCAGGTTCAGTCCTGGGGGTTGAGTATTGATTTACTCATTAATAATGCCGGCTTTGGCGACTACGGCGAATTTGCCCAGCGCGGTCGCAGCAAACTTACGGCCATGATTCAGGTGAATATTTTGGCCTTGATGGAGTTGACCCATTTATTTTTGCCCCAGATGCAGCAGCGGGGCCAGGGCAGCATTATTAATCTGAGTTCCATTGGTGGCTTCCAAGCCGTTCCCTACCTGGCGGTCTATGGGGCAACCAAGGCCTTTGTCCTCCAGTTCAGCGAGGCCCTCTGGGCAGAAAATCGGCAAAAAGGGGTAACGGTCATGGCTGTATGTCCAGGGCCGACGACGACGGACTTTTTCCATGCGGCGGAAATGAAGCGGAATCCAGACCTGATGACGAGTCAAGATCATCCAGAGATTGTGGTGCGGGAAAGCCTCGCAGCCCTAGAACAAAAACGCTCCTGTGTGATCACCGGGCAGCTATCCAATCGCCTGATTGCCCTAGCAGGCCGGTTTGCCCCCCGGGAATGGTTAGTGGCCCAGCTAGAACCCCGTTTCCGTCCCCCCGCTGAGTAA